Proteins encoded by one window of Lathyrus oleraceus cultivar Zhongwan6 chromosome 1, CAAS_Psat_ZW6_1.0, whole genome shotgun sequence:
- the LOC127138394 gene encoding uncharacterized protein LOC127138394 isoform X1 — protein MLKFNIFPIKTLTHLNCLPSPQPSPSSVHFDSTSFEASYLINNFDFSPQRASKLCSTYRLAFKTAQNPDSVINFFTDYGFSNSQLRHIVAKEPWLLSCDFSKRVLPKFLFFLSKGASIADVVNIVSRNPRVLRPSLENHIAPTYELLYRYAQSDRAVIASAIQNPDLLYHPLVPRNITTLIENGVAHTIITRILRQRNRTFQVRDMVSLVEELKDLGFNPSNYTFGAALIAKASLPKTRWSQKVDTYKKWGWSDQDVIEAFKKQPNCMLTSIDKINLVMNFWVNQLSWDALALAKHPTLFCLSLEKRIIPRASVVQFLLMNGLRNKYASLTSPFFVTEKVFLDRFIKRFEKESSYLLNLYEEKLKLAGTKNASHD, from the coding sequence ATGTTGAAGTTCAATATATTTCCCATCAAAACCCTAACCCATCTCAACTGCTTACCTTCCCCACAACCATCACCATCCTCTGTACATTTCGATTCAACCTCATTCGAAGCCTCCTACCTCATCAACAATTTCGATTTCTCCCCACAACGCGCTTCCAAACTTTGCTCCACCTACCGTCTTGCTTTCAAAACCGCCCAAAATCCTGACTCTGTTATCAACTTCTTCACAGACTACGGTTTCTCTAATTCCCAGTTACGCCACATCGTTGCCAAGGAACCATGGCTGCTTTCATGCGACTTCTCCAAAAGGGTTttgccaaagtttctattttttCTCTCCAAAGGTGCTTCTATCGCTGACGTTGTTAACATTGTCAGCAGGAACCCTAGAGTTTTGCGTCCAAGCTTGGAGAATCATATAGCCCCAACCTATGAATTGCTTTATAGATACGCGCAATCAGACAGGGCCGTTATTGCTTCTGCAATTCAGAATCCAGATTTACTCTATCACCCTCTTGTGCCGCGTAATATTACAACGCTCATTGAGAATGGAGTAGCCCACACAATCATTACCAGAATTCTTCGACAAAGGAACCGGACATTTCAGGTGCGTGACATGGTGAGTTTAGTGGAGGAATTAAAAGATTTGGGGTTTAATCCTTCAAATTATACTTTTGGTGCAGCATTGATTGCCAAAGCATCACTACCCAAAACCAGGTGGAGCCAGAAAGTTGATACCTATAAGAAATGGGGTTGGTCTGATCAAGATGTCATTGAAGCATTTAAGAAGCAACCTAATTGTATGTTAACATCCATTGACAAGATTAATTTAGTGATGAATTTCTGGGTAAATCAATTGAGCTGGGATGCTCTGGCCCTTGCCAAGCATCCGACGCTTTTTTGCTTAAGTTTGGAAAAAAGGATCATTCCAAGGGCCTCGGTTGTGCAATTTCTTTTGATGAATGGTTTGAGAAATAAGTACGCAAGCTTAACTTCTCCATTTTTTGTGACTGAGAAGGTATTTCTTGATAGGTTTATAAAACGTTTTGAGAAGGAGTCGTCTTATCTATTAAACTTGTACGAGGAGAAACTCAAGCTTGCAGGGACAAAAAATGCATCTCATGATTAG
- the LOC127138394 gene encoding uncharacterized protein LOC127138394 isoform X3, with amino-acid sequence MLKFNIFPIKTLTHLNCLPSPQPSPSSVHFDSTSFEASYLINNFDFSPQRASKLCSTYRLAFKTAQNPDSVINFFTDYGFSNSQLRHIVAKEPWLLSCDFSKRVLPKFLFFLSKGASIADVVNIVSRNPRVLRPSLENHIAPTYELLYRYAQSDRAVIASAIQNPDLLYHPLVPRNITTLIENGVAHTIITRILRQRNRTFQH; translated from the exons ATGTTGAAGTTCAATATATTTCCCATCAAAACCCTAACCCATCTCAACTGCTTACCTTCCCCACAACCATCACCATCCTCTGTACATTTCGATTCAACCTCATTCGAAGCCTCCTACCTCATCAACAATTTCGATTTCTCCCCACAACGCGCTTCCAAACTTTGCTCCACCTACCGTCTTGCTTTCAAAACCGCCCAAAATCCTGACTCTGTTATCAACTTCTTCACAGACTACGGTTTCTCTAATTCCCAGTTACGCCACATCGTTGCCAAGGAACCATGGCTGCTTTCATGCGACTTCTCCAAAAGGGTTttgccaaagtttctattttttCTCTCCAAAGGTGCTTCTATCGCTGACGTTGTTAACATTGTCAGCAGGAACCCTAGAGTTTTGCGTCCAAGCTTGGAGAATCATATAGCCCCAACCTATGAATTGCTTTATAGATACGCGCAATCAGACAGGGCCGTTATTGCTTCTGCAATTCAGAATCCAGATTTACTCTATCACCCTCTTGTGCCGCGTAATATTACAACGCTCATTGAGAATGGAGTAGCCCACACAATCATTACCAGAATTCTTCGACAAAGGAACCGGACATTTCAG CATTGA
- the LOC127138394 gene encoding uncharacterized protein LOC127138394 isoform X2 has product MLKFNIFPIKTLTHLNCLPSPQPSPSSVHFDSTSFEASYLINNFDFSPQRASKLCSTYRLAFKTAQNPDSVINFFTDYGFSNSQLRHIVAKEPWLLSCDFSKRVLPKFLFFLSKGASIADVVNIVSRNPRVLRPSLENHIAPTYELLYRYAQSDRAVIASAIQNPDLLYHPLVPRNITTLIENGVAHTIITRILRQRNRTFQVRDMVSLVEELKDLGFNPSNYTFGAALIAKASLPKTRWSQKVDTYKKWGWSDQDVIEAFKKQPNCL; this is encoded by the exons ATGTTGAAGTTCAATATATTTCCCATCAAAACCCTAACCCATCTCAACTGCTTACCTTCCCCACAACCATCACCATCCTCTGTACATTTCGATTCAACCTCATTCGAAGCCTCCTACCTCATCAACAATTTCGATTTCTCCCCACAACGCGCTTCCAAACTTTGCTCCACCTACCGTCTTGCTTTCAAAACCGCCCAAAATCCTGACTCTGTTATCAACTTCTTCACAGACTACGGTTTCTCTAATTCCCAGTTACGCCACATCGTTGCCAAGGAACCATGGCTGCTTTCATGCGACTTCTCCAAAAGGGTTttgccaaagtttctattttttCTCTCCAAAGGTGCTTCTATCGCTGACGTTGTTAACATTGTCAGCAGGAACCCTAGAGTTTTGCGTCCAAGCTTGGAGAATCATATAGCCCCAACCTATGAATTGCTTTATAGATACGCGCAATCAGACAGGGCCGTTATTGCTTCTGCAATTCAGAATCCAGATTTACTCTATCACCCTCTTGTGCCGCGTAATATTACAACGCTCATTGAGAATGGAGTAGCCCACACAATCATTACCAGAATTCTTCGACAAAGGAACCGGACATTTCAGGTGCGTGACATGGTGAGTTTAGTGGAGGAATTAAAAGATTTGGGGTTTAATCCTTCAAATTATACTTTTGGTGCAGCATTGATTGCCAAAGCATCACTACCCAAAACCAGGTGGAGCCAGAAAGTTGATACCTATAAGAAATGGGGTTGGTCTGATCAAGATGTCATTGAAGCATTTAAGAAGCAACCTAATT GTTTATAA